The following coding sequences lie in one Arthrobacter sp. PGP41 genomic window:
- a CDS encoding glycosyl hydrolase, whose translation MSARPRAWWHWMDGNVDQAGIEKDLEWLAASGAGGVQAFTGSMGIPLYTPERATFRSPAWQSAIGCAAATADRLGLELAIATSAGWSATGGPWVRPAAGMKKLVWSAAEVTAGQAAPVTIAPPPSLSGPYQDVPFAAVRKDPIGVPDHYDDVAVLAFPRRNSHLPLAPARTTASGSMTRERALESLADGRFWPALEVVPVEHAGHGAAGWVMAEFDEPTPVASVRAGLPAQRGFGVPPAPLARLEASNDGIKFSPVADLPASPSPVRSASFPTVTAKLFRLVLESGASPTIPVAPGLKPLAFATPCGAASTFRVSALQLFEGARISRAEEKAGYAPVPDYYALDGGPSPTSDAITPEDVIDVTSHLLADGTLDWKPEKGEWTILRFGYSLTGHLNAPAPVDATGLEVDKLDAGLVTEYFEHYLGFFEDALGSESVGTKGVSALLSDSIESGLQNWTGAMRREFRERRGYDLLPWLPAVTGILVGTAQQSDAVLWDLRRTISELLAENHYGTIARIARERGMAYYAEALEDHRPQLGDDLEMRSHADVPMGAMWCFEPESGPQPTYVADLRGAASVAHVYGKAATGAESMSAFGKPFTYTPRKLKPIVDMEFVLGVNLINIHTSPHQPDAVPKPGITLSPYLGQSFSRNETWAHAARPWLDYMARCSHLLQQGTYAADVAYFYGEEAPVTGVFGDVPPEVPEGHGFDFINLDGLLNHVTVTPDGGLLTTGGTRYRLLYLGGTSHRMTLTAVRRITELLDAGATVAGWRPESTPSRGDDADVWTAAVEKLWAGRAGLVDLAGVPASDGVATALATLGVDPDWTMLASEDSNLPVIHRHLDGADLYFVSNQRERREKVRATFRDGAAAAELWDPVEVSRSAVELQVDTGRTAVDLQLEPFGSVFILLRHAGTGNAGGTAPLGSGLHRPAGLEVPLDGPWEVTFDGEGQSPSGFTLTAPAPWSGRGSNDHAPDVKYFSGTATYRHTFTAEPALREGDKSVVLDLGDVRDLAEVRLNGRDVRTLWTYPFRVDVTDSISTGANVLEIAVTNSWWNRLAGDAAEGDLSRPGAAIFEATAEVRPAGLYGPVRLVAVGG comes from the coding sequence ATGTCGGCCAGGCCACGGGCGTGGTGGCATTGGATGGACGGCAACGTTGATCAAGCAGGCATTGAGAAAGACCTGGAATGGCTCGCCGCATCCGGGGCAGGCGGCGTCCAAGCGTTCACCGGATCGATGGGGATCCCCCTGTACACCCCGGAGCGGGCAACATTCCGCTCCCCGGCATGGCAGTCGGCCATAGGATGCGCCGCTGCCACGGCGGACAGGCTTGGCCTCGAGCTGGCGATTGCAACATCTGCCGGTTGGAGCGCTACCGGCGGACCCTGGGTGCGTCCGGCAGCCGGCATGAAGAAACTCGTGTGGAGCGCCGCCGAAGTGACTGCCGGTCAGGCGGCGCCCGTCACCATTGCGCCCCCGCCGTCGTTATCGGGCCCCTACCAGGACGTGCCCTTCGCCGCGGTCCGAAAGGACCCGATCGGAGTGCCGGACCACTACGACGACGTCGCTGTGCTGGCGTTCCCGCGCCGGAACAGTCACCTTCCCCTTGCCCCGGCACGAACTACCGCGAGCGGATCCATGACACGGGAACGTGCCCTTGAATCGCTTGCCGACGGCCGCTTCTGGCCCGCCCTCGAAGTCGTCCCGGTGGAACACGCCGGTCACGGGGCAGCCGGGTGGGTCATGGCCGAATTCGACGAGCCCACACCGGTAGCCTCGGTGCGCGCTGGACTGCCGGCACAGCGCGGGTTCGGCGTACCGCCAGCTCCCCTGGCACGGCTGGAGGCCAGCAATGACGGCATCAAATTCAGCCCTGTCGCCGACCTCCCGGCGTCGCCCTCGCCGGTTCGCTCGGCCAGCTTTCCCACCGTCACCGCCAAGCTGTTCCGGTTGGTCCTTGAGAGCGGGGCCTCGCCTACCATCCCGGTAGCGCCCGGCCTCAAGCCCCTCGCGTTCGCAACACCCTGTGGGGCTGCGTCGACGTTCAGGGTTTCCGCGTTGCAGCTCTTCGAAGGAGCCCGCATCTCCCGTGCAGAGGAAAAGGCCGGCTACGCCCCCGTCCCCGACTACTACGCCCTCGACGGCGGACCGAGCCCCACCTCCGACGCCATCACGCCGGAGGATGTCATTGATGTCACCAGCCACCTCCTCGCGGATGGAACATTGGACTGGAAACCCGAGAAGGGTGAGTGGACAATTCTCAGGTTCGGGTACTCCCTGACCGGGCACCTCAATGCCCCGGCTCCCGTCGATGCCACCGGGCTGGAGGTGGACAAGCTCGACGCCGGTCTGGTCACCGAGTACTTTGAGCACTACCTCGGCTTCTTCGAAGATGCCCTCGGAAGCGAATCTGTCGGTACCAAAGGAGTATCGGCCCTGCTCAGCGACAGCATCGAGTCTGGCCTGCAAAACTGGACTGGCGCCATGCGACGGGAGTTCCGGGAACGCCGGGGCTATGACCTGCTGCCATGGCTCCCCGCCGTCACTGGCATCCTCGTAGGGACTGCGCAGCAGAGCGACGCAGTCCTCTGGGACCTCCGGAGGACTATCTCCGAACTCCTTGCTGAGAACCACTACGGGACCATCGCCCGCATCGCCCGTGAGCGGGGCATGGCCTACTACGCCGAGGCGCTCGAGGACCACCGGCCGCAACTGGGCGATGACCTGGAAATGCGATCCCACGCCGACGTTCCCATGGGCGCCATGTGGTGCTTCGAACCCGAATCCGGGCCCCAGCCCACGTACGTGGCAGACCTCCGTGGCGCCGCCTCGGTTGCCCATGTCTACGGCAAAGCGGCCACCGGCGCAGAGTCTATGAGTGCCTTCGGGAAGCCGTTCACCTATACACCCCGAAAACTCAAGCCGATCGTGGACATGGAATTCGTGCTGGGCGTCAACCTCATCAACATCCACACGTCCCCTCACCAGCCGGATGCCGTTCCCAAACCTGGCATCACGCTGTCGCCGTACCTCGGACAGTCGTTCTCCCGGAACGAGACCTGGGCTCACGCGGCGAGGCCATGGCTCGACTACATGGCCCGCTGCAGCCACCTCCTGCAGCAGGGAACATACGCTGCCGATGTTGCATATTTCTACGGCGAAGAGGCTCCGGTGACCGGCGTGTTCGGAGATGTGCCGCCGGAAGTTCCCGAGGGCCACGGCTTTGATTTTATTAACCTGGACGGTTTGCTCAACCACGTCACAGTTACTCCCGATGGTGGTCTGCTCACTACGGGCGGCACCCGCTACCGGTTGCTGTACCTCGGCGGAACCAGCCACCGCATGACGCTGACTGCCGTACGGCGCATCACCGAACTCCTTGACGCCGGGGCGACCGTTGCGGGGTGGCGTCCAGAAAGCACACCCAGCCGCGGCGACGACGCTGACGTATGGACCGCTGCCGTTGAGAAACTCTGGGCTGGGCGTGCGGGCCTGGTGGATCTCGCCGGGGTACCGGCATCTGATGGTGTGGCTACGGCACTTGCCACGCTGGGAGTGGACCCGGACTGGACCATGCTGGCTTCCGAAGACTCGAACTTGCCTGTCATCCACCGCCATCTTGATGGCGCGGACCTGTATTTCGTCAGCAATCAGCGCGAACGGCGCGAGAAGGTCAGGGCGACCTTCAGGGACGGGGCAGCCGCCGCGGAACTGTGGGACCCGGTCGAGGTCTCGCGCTCAGCTGTTGAGCTGCAGGTCGACACCGGCAGGACCGCCGTCGACCTTCAACTGGAACCCTTCGGATCAGTCTTCATTCTCCTGCGCCATGCTGGCACCGGGAATGCTGGTGGCACGGCACCGCTTGGAAGCGGCTTGCATCGGCCTGCCGGTCTCGAGGTTCCCTTGGACGGACCGTGGGAGGTCACATTCGACGGCGAGGGCCAGTCGCCGTCGGGATTCACGTTGACCGCCCCTGCACCTTGGAGCGGGCGGGGGTCGAATGACCACGCACCGGACGTGAAGTACTTCTCTGGGACGGCCACATACCGGCACACGTTTACCGCCGAACCTGCACTGCGCGAGGGCGACAAGAGCGTGGTTTTGGACTTGGGAGATGTCAGGGACCTTGCCGAGGTCCGGTTGAATGGCCGGGACGTTCGCACGTTATGGACGTATCCGTTCCGTGTGGATGTTACTGACAGCATCAGCACCGGGGCGAACGTCCTGGAGATCGCCGTGACCAATTCGTGGTGGAACAGACTGGCCGGCGATGCCGCGGAAGGTGACCTTTCACGACCGGGTGCCGCTATCTTCGAGGCGACCGCCGAGGTGCGCCCCGCTGGCCTTTACGGACCGGTACGGCTCGTTGCGGTGGGCGGATAG
- a CDS encoding ABC transporter substrate-binding protein translates to MNKATSQRRRFLSAAALASVTALALSACGGGESASEPIVEETGPVEITLATPAYTGGNNPYLALIDAFKAENPNVTVKLVESPADQHGQTMRTQLQAGNAPDLFYVTAGRGNNQSFASLAEAGYIHELTDQKWAADAIPESAKNLYYDDDKLFAVPADLGPLTQLQNTGVMKELGLEQATTLDEVVEQCKTARAAGKSLFAVAGTSGPNLGVHAMEIAAGIVYAKDPQWDAKREKKESTFADSDWKKVLEQIVEFKDAGCYQDGAAGAGFDQLFPSVAQGKVAAVFAPAGAVAALRAQVKDGSFDVSVIPGEKSEDSRLIASPGNALAINEAGKHKGTTLKFLEFLAQPANQDALAKANGNVSITAAVTGTVPSQFPTLEPYFSEPDKKIVTQPNYLWPNSGVYDSLGTGVQGLLTGQATPDQVLKTMDEQYDRGA, encoded by the coding sequence ATGAACAAAGCAACAAGCCAGCGCCGGAGGTTCCTCTCCGCCGCGGCGCTGGCGTCCGTAACAGCACTGGCGTTGAGCGCCTGCGGCGGCGGCGAGTCAGCCAGCGAACCAATTGTCGAGGAAACCGGTCCGGTGGAAATCACCCTGGCAACTCCTGCCTATACCGGTGGAAATAACCCTTACCTGGCCTTGATCGATGCCTTCAAGGCAGAGAACCCCAATGTCACGGTCAAGCTCGTGGAGTCACCGGCAGACCAGCACGGCCAGACCATGCGCACCCAGCTTCAAGCCGGCAACGCCCCTGACCTGTTCTACGTCACGGCAGGGCGTGGCAACAACCAGTCGTTCGCCTCACTCGCGGAAGCCGGCTACATCCACGAGCTGACAGACCAGAAGTGGGCGGCGGACGCCATTCCGGAATCGGCAAAGAACCTCTACTACGACGACGACAAGCTCTTCGCCGTCCCGGCAGACCTTGGACCCCTTACCCAGCTGCAGAACACCGGGGTGATGAAGGAACTCGGCCTTGAGCAGGCAACCACACTGGACGAAGTTGTGGAGCAGTGCAAGACCGCGCGTGCGGCCGGGAAGTCCTTGTTCGCCGTAGCGGGGACCTCAGGCCCCAATCTTGGTGTCCATGCCATGGAGATCGCTGCCGGCATCGTCTACGCAAAGGACCCCCAGTGGGACGCCAAACGCGAGAAGAAGGAATCAACTTTCGCCGACTCCGATTGGAAGAAAGTGCTCGAGCAGATTGTCGAATTCAAGGACGCCGGCTGCTACCAGGATGGAGCGGCAGGAGCCGGCTTTGACCAGCTGTTCCCGTCCGTCGCACAGGGCAAGGTGGCTGCCGTGTTCGCGCCAGCCGGTGCCGTGGCCGCCCTCCGCGCCCAGGTCAAAGACGGTTCTTTCGACGTCAGTGTAATCCCAGGTGAAAAGTCCGAAGACAGCCGGCTGATTGCCAGCCCCGGCAACGCCCTGGCCATCAATGAAGCAGGGAAACACAAGGGAACCACCTTGAAGTTCCTCGAATTCCTGGCACAGCCCGCCAACCAGGACGCACTGGCCAAGGCCAACGGCAACGTGTCGATCACTGCAGCTGTCACCGGCACTGTCCCGTCGCAGTTCCCCACCCTTGAACCGTACTTTTCCGAGCCTGACAAGAAGATTGTCACTCAGCCCAACTACCTGTGGCCGAACAGCGGCGTCTATGACTCGCTGGGCACTGGCGTCCAGGGACTCCTCACAGGCCAGGCCACTCCGGACCAGGTCCTGAAGACGATGGATGAGCAGTACGACCGCGGCGCCTAG
- a CDS encoding carbohydrate ABC transporter permease encodes MTAQLEQNTEGARVTGRQPRSTKPNGNKDLQRSERRFATWWWFTPALLALVLIHYAPSAIGAFFAFTNWKGIGKWQFVGWDNFAAIAEGGPTTTALINTFIIGISFVILTNVLGLMLALGLNRTVKSRNVIRTLIFAPVVLSSLATSYIWKFIFEQDGPLNEFLASVGLESMQRTWLGDPATVLPAIIIVMVWQSVGLVMVMYLAGLATVSPELEEAAALDGATWWQRFNYVILPAIMPSVVIAMTLMLINGLRVFDQIQALTGGGPYGASETLAVTIYKETFVMGRFGFGAALALVMSVIIIILTVAQRLLLRTNSKG; translated from the coding sequence ATGACCGCACAACTTGAGCAGAATACGGAGGGCGCCCGGGTCACCGGGCGCCAGCCCCGCTCCACCAAACCGAACGGCAACAAGGATCTTCAGCGTTCGGAGCGCCGCTTCGCTACGTGGTGGTGGTTCACGCCCGCACTCCTGGCCCTGGTGCTCATCCACTACGCCCCGAGCGCCATCGGTGCTTTCTTCGCCTTCACTAACTGGAAAGGCATTGGAAAGTGGCAGTTTGTCGGCTGGGATAACTTCGCTGCGATAGCCGAGGGCGGCCCTACAACGACGGCCCTTATTAATACCTTCATCATCGGTATCTCGTTCGTGATTCTGACCAACGTGCTGGGTTTGATGCTGGCGCTGGGGCTGAACCGGACAGTCAAGTCCCGCAACGTCATCCGCACGCTGATTTTCGCGCCGGTGGTCTTGAGTTCGCTGGCGACGTCCTATATCTGGAAGTTCATCTTCGAACAGGACGGACCGCTCAACGAGTTCTTGGCTTCGGTTGGCCTTGAGTCGATGCAGCGGACCTGGCTGGGGGATCCGGCCACTGTCCTTCCCGCCATCATCATCGTCATGGTGTGGCAGAGCGTCGGCCTGGTGATGGTCATGTATTTGGCCGGTCTGGCTACCGTTTCTCCCGAACTGGAGGAAGCTGCGGCGCTGGACGGCGCTACATGGTGGCAGCGCTTTAACTACGTGATCCTGCCGGCCATCATGCCGTCGGTGGTTATTGCGATGACGCTCATGCTTATAAATGGCCTTCGGGTCTTCGACCAGATCCAGGCTTTGACCGGCGGCGGCCCTTACGGTGCCTCCGAGACCCTCGCCGTCACCATCTATAAGGAGACGTTCGTTATGGGCCGCTTCGGCTTTGGCGCCGCCCTGGCCCTGGTCATGTCCGTGATCATCATCATCCTTACGGTGGCCCAGCGCCTCCTCCTTCGCACGAACTCCAAAGGTTAG
- a CDS encoding carbohydrate ABC transporter permease, with amino-acid sequence MFRYTKKTLLREALLILVALIFLLPFYFLINLAFKNGNDALTTSAMQLVTNPTFEAFGQAIRGGRQATLMDGMLNSIIITAGSVLILVAIGSISAYTLSRRTGKLSKVAMGLILVTMVLPAQAAIIPIYVGMRNVGLVGTHTGTIIMYAGALLPISIFLYMGFTNGIAKDYEEAAQIDGASRFTVFRKIIFPLLSPATGTVAIFTGLIVWNDFFTGLIFLNGSDAVTLPVVIYNFVGESVSQWNVIFAAIIISMIPILAFFLFAQKQFIQGFTGGVKS; translated from the coding sequence ATGTTCCGTTATACGAAAAAGACCCTCCTCCGCGAGGCACTGCTGATCCTGGTTGCCCTGATTTTCCTGCTGCCGTTCTATTTCCTGATCAATCTCGCCTTCAAGAACGGCAACGACGCCCTCACCACATCGGCGATGCAGCTCGTCACCAACCCCACGTTTGAAGCCTTCGGGCAGGCCATTCGCGGCGGCCGCCAGGCCACACTGATGGACGGCATGCTCAACAGCATCATCATCACAGCGGGAAGCGTACTCATCCTGGTGGCAATTGGCTCGATCTCGGCGTACACACTGAGCCGCCGGACGGGAAAGCTGAGCAAGGTGGCCATGGGGCTGATCCTGGTGACCATGGTCCTTCCGGCGCAGGCGGCAATCATCCCAATCTATGTGGGAATGCGTAATGTCGGCCTCGTGGGCACACACACCGGCACGATCATCATGTACGCAGGTGCTTTGCTTCCCATTTCGATCTTCCTCTACATGGGTTTCACCAACGGGATCGCCAAAGACTATGAGGAAGCAGCCCAGATCGATGGGGCCTCGCGCTTCACGGTATTCCGGAAAATCATCTTTCCGCTCCTGTCCCCGGCGACCGGCACCGTGGCCATCTTTACCGGCCTTATCGTGTGGAATGACTTCTTCACAGGCCTGATCTTCCTCAACGGCTCCGATGCGGTCACGCTGCCGGTGGTGATCTACAACTTTGTGGGTGAGAGCGTGTCCCAGTGGAACGTCATCTTCGCTGCCATCATCATCTCGATGATCCCCATCCTTGCCTTCTTCCTCTTCGCACAGAAGCAGTTCATCCAAGGATTCACCGGCGGCGTGAAATCATGA
- a CDS encoding family 43 glycosylhydrolase, with translation MTAIETTRLHPGQWGNGHEGQRKADRGNGTYLNPIFAGDHPDPTVLKDGDDFYMTYSSFDASPGLMLWRSKDLVNWEPIGPALPDPIAIVFAPDLVKHGDRYFIYIPFIPAGWAPEFGNQSRIFVIYADDISGPWSKPVDLGITGAIDPGHVVGEDGKRYLFTNGIRRIRLTDDGLATDGPLERVYSGWKYPEDWVTEAYALEGPKLFRHGEYFYLISAVGGTAGPPTGHMVTVARSKSIHGPWEDAPTNPIVRTQNAQESWWSRGHATLVEGPAADWWMMYHGYENGYRTLGRQVLLEPVEWTSTGWPRALGGDLSKPLLKPLDLPGQEHGIRRSDDFSGSRLDARWSFYSPGAGEADRIRLDKETLILQGKGSSPADSSPLTALAGDHAYEVSVRMTASAEDTQGGLLLFFNRRLYLGVGYDGVAMTTYTGGITSHWKEPAPPAKSIHLRIVNDRHIVTFFYSVDGENWTRHGMRIEASGYNANTAADLLSLRPALFATGTGHVHFENFQYRVLGD, from the coding sequence ATGACCGCGATTGAAACGACCCGGCTGCATCCCGGGCAATGGGGCAACGGCCATGAGGGGCAACGGAAGGCGGACCGCGGAAACGGAACCTACCTCAACCCCATTTTCGCAGGCGACCACCCCGACCCCACTGTCCTCAAGGACGGTGACGACTTCTACATGACCTACTCATCGTTTGACGCCTCACCAGGCCTGATGCTGTGGCGTTCCAAAGACCTCGTCAACTGGGAGCCGATTGGCCCCGCACTGCCCGATCCCATCGCGATTGTTTTTGCCCCCGACCTCGTCAAACACGGGGACAGGTACTTCATTTACATTCCCTTCATTCCGGCGGGGTGGGCGCCCGAGTTCGGAAACCAAAGCAGAATTTTCGTCATCTACGCCGACGATATCTCTGGCCCTTGGAGCAAGCCCGTAGACCTTGGGATTACTGGTGCAATCGACCCCGGACATGTAGTCGGAGAGGACGGCAAGCGCTACCTCTTCACCAACGGCATCAGGAGAATCCGGCTAACCGATGACGGCCTGGCCACCGACGGTCCCCTGGAACGGGTTTACTCAGGATGGAAATACCCGGAGGACTGGGTCACTGAGGCCTACGCCCTCGAAGGGCCCAAATTATTTAGACACGGTGAATACTTTTACTTGATCAGTGCGGTAGGAGGGACAGCAGGTCCTCCCACCGGCCACATGGTCACGGTAGCCCGCTCAAAATCCATCCACGGACCGTGGGAGGACGCGCCGACAAACCCCATCGTAAGAACCCAAAACGCCCAGGAAAGCTGGTGGTCCCGCGGGCATGCCACCCTGGTGGAGGGCCCGGCTGCGGACTGGTGGATGATGTACCACGGCTACGAAAACGGGTACCGGACGCTCGGACGGCAGGTCCTGCTGGAACCCGTGGAATGGACAAGTACCGGCTGGCCGCGCGCGCTCGGTGGCGACCTCTCGAAACCTTTACTCAAGCCACTTGACCTCCCGGGGCAGGAACATGGAATCCGCCGCTCGGACGACTTTTCTGGATCCCGGCTGGATGCCCGCTGGTCCTTCTACAGCCCCGGCGCCGGTGAAGCGGATCGGATACGGCTGGATAAGGAAACACTCATCCTTCAGGGCAAAGGCTCCAGCCCCGCAGATTCGTCCCCTCTCACAGCACTGGCGGGAGACCACGCATACGAAGTATCTGTCAGGATGACCGCTTCCGCAGAGGACACGCAAGGCGGCCTGCTTCTGTTCTTCAACCGGCGTCTCTACCTGGGTGTGGGCTACGACGGCGTAGCAATGACCACCTACACCGGTGGTATTACCAGCCACTGGAAAGAACCTGCTCCTCCTGCTAAGTCCATTCACCTGCGCATCGTAAATGACCGCCACATCGTCACGTTCTTCTACAGCGTGGACGGTGAGAATTGGACTCGGCATGGAATGCGGATTGAGGCCTCGGGCTACAACGCGAATACGGCCGCCGACCTCCTGAGCCTCCGCCCGGCATTATTCGCAACCGGCACCGGTCACGTGCATTTTGAAAACTTCCAATACCGCGTTCTGGGCGACTGA
- a CDS encoding DUF5597 domain-containing protein has product MTATPLLTKTFMAWAFATYVGGLAAAGKEILELPAFANAWLGPQHGQELPGNYPSGGPTAKMIPVWRTAAPAIDFLAPDIYVPNSAEVMAQYASSENPLFIPEARFRAGDAFLAVGRFGALGYQVFGLEDGRQVNQYGLACRAILALAGQIVDAQRDERIFGFALEQDEDLVSTTLGGISITVRNSAKLYRSMLLDAGVVLPPPAELPGETEGAAHGHTPGDGRPFGLILETGPLEFLVVGQGALFDFYKEDSELEVDSVRELRLTQDGWRDGRLLNGDERLQILKNDMISASRIKLLELSKST; this is encoded by the coding sequence GTGACGGCAACCCCGTTGCTGACGAAAACTTTCATGGCTTGGGCCTTCGCGACCTACGTCGGTGGACTCGCTGCCGCTGGAAAGGAAATTCTGGAGCTTCCCGCTTTCGCCAATGCCTGGCTCGGGCCGCAACACGGGCAGGAACTTCCCGGAAACTACCCAAGCGGCGGGCCGACCGCGAAGATGATTCCGGTATGGCGGACGGCAGCGCCAGCCATCGATTTCCTCGCCCCGGATATTTACGTTCCGAACTCAGCCGAAGTCATGGCCCAGTACGCGTCGTCCGAAAATCCCTTGTTCATTCCCGAAGCCCGGTTCCGAGCCGGGGACGCCTTTCTTGCTGTCGGGCGCTTCGGTGCTCTGGGCTATCAGGTCTTTGGCCTTGAAGATGGCCGTCAGGTGAACCAGTACGGCCTAGCCTGTCGGGCAATCCTGGCACTTGCCGGCCAGATTGTTGACGCCCAGCGAGATGAACGGATCTTCGGATTCGCTTTGGAACAAGACGAAGATCTTGTCTCGACGACGCTCGGTGGCATCTCTATTACCGTCCGAAATTCAGCAAAGCTCTACAGGTCCATGCTCCTTGACGCCGGTGTAGTTTTGCCGCCGCCTGCAGAGCTCCCGGGTGAGACCGAGGGCGCGGCCCACGGGCACACTCCCGGGGATGGCCGTCCCTTCGGGCTCATCCTTGAAACGGGACCATTGGAGTTCCTTGTGGTGGGGCAGGGCGCGCTGTTCGATTTCTATAAAGAGGACTCAGAGCTCGAAGTTGATTCCGTGCGTGAGCTGCGGTTGACCCAGGACGGCTGGCGGGACGGCCGCCTCTTGAACGGCGACGAGCGGCTTCAGATTTTGAAGAATGACATGATCAGCGCTTCCAGGATCAAGCTGCTCGAGCTTTCCAAGTCCACTTAA
- a CDS encoding Gfo/Idh/MocA family protein — MRPNASSTTPSLPSPKKLRWGIAGTGGISQQITADLTLVDNADIVAVSSRQASSAEKFARTFSIPTCFDDYQSMLAADIDAVYIGTPQVTHFEYAREALTRGRHVLCEKPIGLNAGEVRELASIASKFDVFLMEAMWMKFNPLYLRLKKVIESGAIGEIRSIRSSFGAPFPEDDSSRWRPGGSALLDQGIYPVTLSHMFLGQPSSITAAGITRENGIDVSENFTLNYRDGCFAQGSSSMINFLDQSASLSGTRGWITIDTGFWFASQFQVHRFSIEKGETTETYETKREGNGYVPMLREVTAAILNGEREHPSHTMDETARTFDTLDEIRRQIR, encoded by the coding sequence TTGAGACCTAACGCATCTAGCACGACACCCTCTCTGCCGTCCCCAAAGAAGCTGCGATGGGGCATCGCCGGTACGGGAGGGATATCCCAGCAGATCACCGCCGACCTCACTCTCGTGGACAATGCGGACATCGTCGCCGTATCCAGCCGCCAGGCATCGTCCGCCGAAAAATTCGCACGAACTTTCAGCATCCCGACTTGCTTTGATGACTACCAAAGCATGCTTGCTGCCGACATCGACGCTGTATACATCGGGACGCCCCAAGTCACGCACTTCGAGTACGCGCGTGAGGCGCTCACCCGAGGCCGCCACGTCCTCTGCGAGAAACCGATTGGCTTGAATGCTGGTGAGGTGAGGGAACTTGCCTCCATCGCCTCGAAATTCGACGTTTTTTTGATGGAGGCGATGTGGATGAAGTTCAACCCTCTGTACCTCCGCTTGAAGAAGGTCATCGAAAGCGGAGCGATCGGGGAGATCCGCAGTATCAGATCCTCCTTCGGCGCCCCATTCCCGGAAGACGACTCAAGCCGCTGGAGGCCTGGCGGCAGCGCCTTACTGGACCAGGGCATCTATCCCGTGACCCTCAGCCACATGTTCCTGGGCCAGCCCTCGAGCATCACCGCGGCGGGCATCACGCGGGAAAACGGAATTGACGTGAGTGAGAACTTCACGCTCAACTATCGCGACGGATGCTTTGCCCAAGGCTCCAGCTCCATGATCAACTTCCTGGACCAGTCCGCATCACTATCGGGAACCCGGGGCTGGATCACCATAGACACGGGCTTCTGGTTCGCGTCGCAGTTCCAAGTCCACCGTTTCAGCATCGAAAAGGGCGAGACAACCGAGACTTATGAGACGAAGCGGGAGGGCAACGGGTACGTCCCAATGCTCCGCGAGGTCACTGCCGCGATTTTGAATGGAGAAAGGGAACATCCGTCCCACACCATGGACGAGACCGCACGGACCTTTGACACCCTGGACGAAATACGTCGACAGATCAGATAA
- a CDS encoding TetR/AcrR family transcriptional regulator: MPAGPAVQGRSAKNPGTPAGAAGAKRRAGRPSAALLDKAGITAAALELINRKGYDGLTMAGLAKELDVAPSALYNHVTSKRDVLLLVEDHLTSLVDVSDFGSAPWEEAVRSWAWSYRNVFARHTPLIPVIAVLPVTDAPQTLAMYETVSKGFLDAGFPQDRVVSSIVALESFIFGSAYDVTAPADIFDSGTMAGSTPHFTAAVRSAANGGGSPADAAFSLGLEALISGLGALRG, encoded by the coding sequence ATGCCGGCAGGACCAGCTGTACAGGGACGCTCCGCGAAGAATCCCGGAACCCCCGCTGGAGCTGCGGGGGCCAAGAGGCGCGCGGGACGACCGTCCGCCGCACTGCTGGACAAGGCGGGGATCACGGCGGCTGCGCTGGAGCTCATCAACCGCAAGGGCTATGACGGGCTCACGATGGCGGGCCTGGCCAAGGAACTGGACGTGGCGCCGTCGGCCCTTTACAACCACGTCACCTCGAAACGGGACGTCCTGCTCCTGGTGGAGGACCACTTGACCTCACTGGTGGATGTGTCCGATTTTGGCTCGGCTCCTTGGGAAGAGGCGGTACGGAGCTGGGCGTGGAGCTACCGGAACGTCTTCGCCCGGCATACGCCGCTCATTCCGGTCATTGCCGTGCTTCCGGTGACGGACGCGCCGCAGACGCTGGCGATGTACGAGACCGTGAGCAAGGGATTCCTCGACGCCGGCTTTCCACAGGATCGGGTGGTGTCCTCGATCGTGGCGCTGGAGTCCTTTATCTTCGGCTCTGCGTACGACGTGACAGCGCCGGCGGACATCTTCGATTCGGGCACGATGGCTGGCTCGACGCCTCATTTCACCGCCGCCGTGCGGAGTGCCGCGAATGGCGGCGGGTCCCCGGCCGATGCGGCCTTCAGCCTGGGGCTGGAGGCGCTGATTTCCGGGCTGGGGGCCCTGCGGGGGTAG